The following are encoded in a window of Lactobacillus acidophilus genomic DNA:
- a CDS encoding NAD-dependent epimerase/dehydratase family protein, whose protein sequence is MANVVILGGNGYLGRNITKVWLEIDPKLEFYIVSRSGQNKLVDKRIHNIKVDVTNEKDVAKKRPDTFDYIIDCIGVPEKDPEKFKQINDLPAETMLALARKQKDPVMGFISGRLGPKTFIDGKAQILKELQDSSIKVASVSPNVVYGNGRKDSMTKMVPFLKFMDLFSAKMNPDDVVKDLINQMIKLHNS, encoded by the coding sequence ATGGCAAATGTAGTAATTCTTGGTGGTAATGGCTATCTGGGTAGAAATATTACTAAGGTGTGGTTAGAGATAGATCCTAAGCTTGAGTTTTATATTGTTTCTCGTTCAGGACAGAATAAATTAGTTGATAAACGCATTCACAACATTAAGGTCGACGTTACTAATGAAAAAGATGTAGCAAAGAAACGTCCTGATACTTTTGATTACATTATCGACTGCATCGGTGTCCCTGAAAAAGATCCTGAAAAGTTTAAACAAATTAATGATTTACCAGCCGAAACAATGTTAGCCTTAGCTCGTAAACAAAAGGATCCAGTAATGGGATTTATTTCAGGTAGACTTGGACCTAAGACCTTTATCGACGGAAAAGCCCAGATTTTAAAAGAGTTGCAAGACAGTAGCATCAAAGTTGCATCAGTTAGTCCAAATGTGGTTTATGGCAATGGTAGAAAAGATTCAATGACTAAAATGGTGCCATTTTTGAAGTTTATGGATCTGTTTTCTGCTAAAATGAACCCCGATGATGTTGTAAAAGACTTGATCAATCAAATGATTAAACTTCACAATAGTTAA
- a CDS encoding protein kinase: MGLTIYCYDPVIREKTLREFKSKYGISYKKLDNISNNKILNSNTRFYKEMLAASRKCKESGYIMNFTFSIGDLSYMDLRSYLANLMGIDFYFNERKRIQYECPEELINTPVMNFLLHSDKHGEFSAQELKDLLTQIEDKIPEKMKFSPIKIKRDEKYVIYMQNEDNRDIEYITTSFFKFLKATVANNLGWAYEQNNA, encoded by the coding sequence ATGGGATTAACAATATACTGCTATGATCCAGTCATTAGAGAAAAAACGCTCAGAGAGTTTAAAAGTAAGTATGGTATATCTTATAAAAAATTAGATAACATTTCCAATAATAAAATTTTAAATAGTAATACCAGATTCTATAAAGAAATGCTGGCTGCTAGTCGCAAATGCAAAGAATCTGGCTATATAATGAATTTCACTTTTAGTATAGGTGATTTGAGCTATATGGATTTGCGAAGTTATTTAGCTAATTTGATGGGGATTGATTTTTATTTTAATGAACGAAAGAGAATTCAATATGAATGTCCTGAAGAATTAATAAATACGCCTGTCATGAATTTCTTGCTACATAGTGATAAGCATGGAGAATTTAGTGCACAAGAATTAAAAGACTTATTAACCCAAATAGAAGATAAAATACCAGAAAAGATGAAGTTTAGCCCAATTAAGATAAAACGAGATGAGAAATATGTTATTTATATGCAAAACGAAGATAATCGGGACATTGAATATATAACAACTTCATTTTTTAAATTTTTAAAAGCGACTGTGGCGAATAATTTAGGATGGGCATACGAGCAAAATAATGCATAA
- a CDS encoding GNAT family N-acetyltransferase, which yields MSEIKIRKIDETRASDARIPNQPFKIWGRMIPGLDHGKWNYKIEKLKQTTEDCFPDEPYDVAKDDAIFLGAYDGNTCIGLAVLRKEMFRYLYLNDLKVNRDYRDHGVGGMLIKTCMDEAKKLGMQGVYTIGQDINLSACLFYLRHGFEIGGFNNRNYRGTPQEKSADIYFYRDIKND from the coding sequence ATGTCAGAGATTAAAATACGTAAAATTGATGAAACTCGTGCTTCTGATGCCAGAATACCTAATCAACCATTTAAAATATGGGGACGAATGATTCCTGGTTTAGATCACGGTAAATGGAATTATAAAATTGAAAAGTTGAAACAAACTACAGAAGATTGTTTTCCTGATGAACCCTATGATGTGGCTAAGGATGATGCAATATTCTTAGGTGCATACGATGGCAATACTTGTATTGGTCTTGCTGTACTTCGTAAAGAAATGTTCAGATATTTGTATTTGAATGATTTAAAAGTAAATCGTGATTATCGCGATCATGGAGTCGGTGGAATGTTGATTAAGACTTGCATGGATGAAGCGAAAAAGCTAGGAATGCAGGGTGTTTACACGATTGGGCAAGATATTAATCTTTCAGCCTGTTTGTTTTATTTAAGACACGGCTTTGAAATCGGTGGATTTAATAATCGTAATTATCGTGGTACTCCTCAAGAGAAGTCAGCAGATATTTATTTCTATAGGGATATAAAAAATGATTAA
- a CDS encoding LBA1029 family S-layer associated protein, with protein sequence MMKFNKKIIVSSLILATIAAPSAGLIMQSNDANVVQAATSNKKNTIKLISTNNNIKIPVYDRQGKQINGFTVESGANVTVIGKPIIVQQKYRKDVFEGIKINGKTYASLGDGGYIPINATGVITSKGMKITRDTAVYNKNGKKLSTYRGHTATLKKDSIVKYGGATTYTIPVSYFNIGNGRYVRASYVQEYNGQTVLTLNYNTFVYNKKGKRINYDGQRKLMNGGVVTTNSKIREAKSSDQNYFYSSANYTDKNKLAFTTTKIKGQDYLSIGKGEYIKIANVKTANGMILFTKGPITITLPSDTTIYSSNFKETKKQIAAGKKVILDKTEIDNSLSDPQLYFRIKGTNELIYWGDLGEYPGVDHTAVYDPNYYSIYSFPLRQFME encoded by the coding sequence ATGATGAAGTTTAATAAGAAAATAATAGTTAGCTCACTAATTTTGGCTACAATTGCAGCACCTAGCGCAGGGTTAATCATGCAAAGCAATGATGCTAATGTAGTTCAAGCTGCCACTAGTAATAAGAAAAATACGATTAAGTTAATTAGTACTAACAATAATATCAAAATTCCTGTGTATGACCGTCAAGGTAAGCAAATTAATGGATTTACAGTTGAATCAGGTGCCAATGTAACTGTTATCGGCAAACCAATTATTGTTCAACAAAAGTATAGAAAAGATGTCTTTGAAGGTATAAAAATTAATGGTAAAACTTATGCATCCCTAGGCGATGGAGGTTATATTCCAATAAATGCTACAGGTGTTATTACATCTAAAGGAATGAAAATTACACGTGATACTGCCGTTTATAACAAAAACGGTAAAAAATTGAGTACATATCGCGGACACACGGCTACTTTAAAAAAGGATTCAATCGTAAAATACGGTGGCGCAACTACCTATACAATACCGGTATCTTACTTCAACATTGGTAATGGTCGTTATGTAAGAGCCAGCTATGTTCAAGAATATAATGGTCAAACAGTTTTAACTTTGAATTATAATACTTTTGTTTATAACAAAAAGGGTAAACGTATCAACTACGATGGCCAACGTAAATTAATGAACGGTGGCGTAGTAACTACTAATAGTAAAATTAGAGAAGCTAAGTCTTCAGATCAAAACTACTTCTATAGTAGTGCTAATTATACTGATAAAAATAAATTAGCTTTTACGACTACAAAAATTAAGGGCCAAGATTATCTTTCAATTGGTAAAGGTGAATATATTAAAATTGCTAATGTAAAAACAGCTAATGGAATGATTTTATTTACTAAAGGTCCTATCACTATTACTTTGCCTAGTGACACTACTATTTACAGCTCTAATTTCAAGGAAACGAAGAAACAAATTGCTGCTGGTAAGAAAGTAATTTTGGATAAAACTGAAATTGATAATAGTTTAAGTGATCCACAATTATATTTCAGAATTAAGGGTACTAATGAATTGATCTACTGGGGCGATTTGGGAGAATATCCTGGTGTTGATCACACTGCTGTTTACGATCCAAATTATTATAGTATTTATTCATTCCCACTTAGACAATTTATGGAATAG
- a CDS encoding aldo/keto reductase yields the protein MNFNSLQDTYTLNNGVKIPIIGFGTWQTPDGEVAEESVLAALNCGYRHIDTASAYGNEDSVGRAIQKSGINRHELFITTKLWNSDHGYEKTKKAIDQSLLDLKLDYLDMYLIHWPNPSSMRDHWAEINAESWRAMEEAVRAGKIRAIGVSNFRKHHLDALMETAEIKPVVNQIFLNPSDLQSEVVTENKKLDLLSEAYSPLGTGGLLGNEVVKEVAANYGKSTAQVLIRWSLQHGFLPLPKSVHPEYIKANADVFDFEISPEDMAKLDNLHGVAGVANDPDKVDF from the coding sequence ATGAATTTTAACTCTTTACAAGATACTTACACATTAAATAACGGTGTGAAGATTCCGATTATCGGTTTTGGTACTTGGCAAACACCTGATGGTGAAGTTGCTGAAGAATCTGTTTTGGCCGCATTAAATTGTGGCTATCGTCATATTGATACAGCTAGTGCTTACGGTAATGAAGATAGTGTAGGTAGAGCCATTCAAAAGAGTGGTATTAATCGCCATGAATTGTTTATCACTACCAAATTGTGGAACTCTGATCACGGATATGAAAAGACTAAGAAAGCAATTGATCAAAGCTTGCTTGACTTAAAGCTTGATTATCTTGATATGTACTTAATTCACTGGCCAAATCCAAGCAGTATGCGTGATCATTGGGCTGAAATAAACGCGGAAAGTTGGAGAGCAATGGAAGAAGCAGTTCGCGCTGGAAAAATTCGTGCAATCGGAGTGTCTAACTTTAGAAAACATCACTTGGATGCATTGATGGAAACTGCAGAAATTAAGCCCGTTGTTAACCAAATTTTCTTGAATCCAAGTGATTTACAATCTGAAGTTGTTACTGAAAACAAGAAGCTTGATTTGCTAAGTGAAGCTTATAGTCCACTTGGAACTGGTGGTTTGTTAGGTAACGAGGTAGTAAAAGAAGTTGCTGCAAATTATGGCAAATCTACAGCTCAAGTATTGATTCGCTGGTCACTTCAACATGGCTTTTTACCGCTTCCAAAGTCAGTTCATCCAGAATACATTAAGGCAAATGCAGATGTATTTGATTTTGAAATTAGTCCAGAAGATATGGCTAAACTTGATAACTTGCACGGTGTGGCTGGTGTAGCTAACGATCCAGATAAAGTTGATTTTTAA
- a CDS encoding aldo/keto reductase — MTDIPKIKLNDGNEIPQLGFGVFQISNHDEAVKAVESAISNGYRLIDTAEAYNNQTAVGEAIKNSDVNRDDIFLTTKLWVSNFTYEKASKAIDEDLKELGTDYIDMMLLHQAYGDVAGAWRALEDAQKAGKTKSIGVSNFWPDQLMNLQLMSNVKPVVNQIEVNPWFQREPEVKWNQKDDVAVEAWAPFAEGKDGIFTNPVLTEIGKKYGKSNGQVILRWLIQRGIIVIPKSVHDARQKENIDIFDFELNNDDMQKIAALDKNVSQFFDHHDPTTIEQIFGSSLNQLRR, encoded by the coding sequence ATGACAGACATTCCAAAGATTAAGTTAAATGACGGCAATGAAATTCCACAATTAGGTTTTGGTGTATTCCAAATTTCTAACCATGATGAAGCAGTAAAGGCAGTAGAATCCGCAATTAGTAATGGCTACCGTTTGATTGACACCGCAGAAGCTTACAACAATCAAACTGCTGTCGGTGAAGCAATCAAGAATAGTGATGTTAACCGTGACGATATTTTCTTGACTACTAAGTTGTGGGTATCAAACTTTACTTACGAAAAAGCTTCCAAGGCAATTGACGAGGATTTGAAAGAACTTGGTACTGATTACATTGACATGATGCTTTTACACCAAGCTTACGGTGATGTAGCAGGCGCATGGCGTGCCTTGGAAGATGCACAAAAGGCTGGCAAGACTAAGTCAATCGGTGTATCTAACTTCTGGCCAGATCAATTGATGAACTTGCAATTGATGAGTAATGTAAAACCAGTTGTTAACCAAATCGAAGTTAACCCATGGTTCCAAAGAGAACCCGAAGTTAAATGGAATCAAAAAGATGATGTTGCAGTAGAGGCTTGGGCTCCATTTGCAGAAGGTAAAGATGGCATTTTCACTAACCCGGTTTTGACTGAAATCGGTAAGAAATATGGTAAGTCAAACGGTCAAGTTATCTTGCGTTGGCTCATTCAACGTGGCATTATCGTAATTCCTAAGTCAGTTCACGATGCGCGACAAAAGGAAAATATCGATATCTTTGACTTTGAACTGAACAATGACGATATGCAAAAGATTGCTGCATTGGATAAGAATGTAAGTCAATTTTTTGATCACCACGATCCTACTACTATTGAGCAAATCTTTGGTTCTAGCTTAAATCAATTAAGAAGATAG
- a CDS encoding aldo/keto reductase, protein MVETFKLNDGNNIPAIGFGTFQIPDDGSTYKDVLNALKLGYRHIDTAVAYFNEDEVGKAIRDSGIPRDQIWVTSKLWLQDYAYEDAKKAINLSLKNLGLDYIDLYLIHQPYGKVDEAWKAMVEAKKAGKIRSIGISNVTPKIWHKWEDIFKENKPAVNQVEFNPYFQQKELRKIMAENQITLEAWAPLGQGNHNLFKEPVLNRLAKKYDKNVGQIMLRFEHQEGIIVFPKSVHEARIKSNKDIFDFELTSDEMDAIRALDKGKGMHDPDAPGVEEMLSKYNVHAND, encoded by the coding sequence ATGGTAGAAACTTTTAAATTAAACGATGGAAACAATATTCCTGCAATTGGATTTGGTACATTTCAAATTCCAGATGACGGTTCAACTTATAAGGACGTTCTTAATGCGTTAAAACTTGGCTATCGTCACATCGATACTGCCGTTGCTTACTTCAATGAAGATGAAGTAGGTAAGGCTATTCGTGACAGTGGTATTCCACGTGATCAAATTTGGGTAACTTCAAAGTTATGGCTTCAAGATTATGCATATGAAGATGCTAAGAAAGCCATTAATCTATCACTTAAAAATCTAGGTTTAGATTACATCGATCTTTACTTAATTCACCAACCATACGGTAAAGTTGATGAAGCCTGGAAAGCAATGGTTGAAGCTAAGAAGGCTGGTAAGATTCGTTCAATCGGTATTTCTAACGTAACACCAAAGATTTGGCACAAGTGGGAAGACATCTTTAAAGAAAACAAGCCAGCAGTTAACCAAGTTGAATTTAATCCATACTTCCAACAAAAAGAATTACGTAAAATTATGGCTGAAAATCAAATTACTTTGGAAGCATGGGCACCACTTGGTCAAGGTAATCATAATTTATTTAAAGAACCTGTTCTTAATAGACTTGCTAAGAAGTATGACAAGAACGTTGGGCAAATTATGCTTAGATTTGAACACCAAGAAGGCATAATCGTCTTTCCTAAGTCAGTTCATGAGGCACGGATTAAGTCAAACAAGGACATTTTTGACTTTGAATTGACTAGCGACGAAATGGATGCAATTCGTGCATTGGATAAAGGTAAAGGGATGCATGATCCAGATGCTCCAGGCGTTGAAGAAATGCTTAGCAAATATAACGTTCACGCAAATGATTAA
- a CDS encoding LysR family transcriptional regulator — protein MIDNYLLEELVAFAKYNTLAQTAEHLNVSQPAITRGTKKIEEELGLKLFERTPNKISLNETGKFAAKKAAEVLAMNNNFVSEVQSFDQSQKQITIASTAPGPLIVLNQLDNSNLAIQDELLPSDKLKQTLINEQYTIVFTNSSIKNDKIDSAYLGVEHLIANLNEFTPLASQTSVSFSDLHGMSFIVLQDIGIWRELIQQKIPDAKFLYQSKRSDFDEIKNYSIFPYFTTNLSVFDPRWEEKDQVDRIPVPISDKDASMSFYANYLSKNKERVMPLIQDIKDVWAKTD, from the coding sequence ATGATTGATAACTATTTATTAGAAGAGCTGGTTGCTTTTGCAAAATACAATACACTGGCTCAAACTGCAGAACATTTAAATGTGTCGCAACCAGCGATTACACGTGGGACAAAGAAGATCGAAGAAGAACTCGGATTAAAGCTCTTTGAACGTACACCAAATAAGATTAGTTTGAATGAGACTGGAAAATTTGCAGCAAAAAAGGCAGCTGAAGTTTTAGCAATGAACAATAACTTTGTTAGTGAAGTACAATCTTTTGATCAAAGTCAAAAGCAAATTACGATTGCTTCAACTGCACCAGGACCATTAATCGTATTGAATCAATTGGATAATTCAAACTTAGCAATCCAAGACGAGCTATTACCATCCGACAAGTTGAAACAAACTCTAATTAATGAGCAATATACCATTGTCTTTACTAATAGTTCTATCAAAAACGACAAAATTGATAGCGCATATCTCGGAGTTGAGCATTTAATTGCCAATTTAAATGAGTTTACTCCCCTAGCAAGTCAGACAAGCGTTTCTTTTAGTGATTTACATGGAATGAGTTTTATTGTTTTGCAGGATATTGGTATTTGGCGTGAACTTATCCAGCAAAAGATTCCTGATGCTAAGTTTTTATATCAAAGTAAACGTAGCGATTTTGATGAAATAAAGAATTACTCTATTTTTCCATATTTCACTACCAATCTCTCAGTTTTCGATCCTAGATGGGAAGAGAAAGATCAAGTTGATCGAATCCCTGTCCCAATTTCTGATAAAGATGCATCCATGTCTTTTTATGCAAATTATTTATCAAAAAATAAAGAGCGCGTAATGCCATTAATTCAAGACATTAAGGATGTTTGGGCAAAAACAGATTGA
- a CDS encoding SDR family oxidoreductase, protein MQIFVAGGSGRVATELIKDLVADGHTVIAGARHEDHVIKLDNVKAVHMDLHASVDDLAKLIKGSDVVYFTAGSRGKDLLQTDAFGAVKTMQAAKKLGIERYIMLSSIFSLEPEMWHIDGLNQIMDYNVAKYFADNYLINQSGLKYTILQPTGLTEEEGTGKISLNVTKATTNPIPDVAKTLAEILKHDNTIGKVIMMKTGNTPIDEALDSVK, encoded by the coding sequence ATGCAAATTTTTGTAGCAGGTGGTTCTGGTCGTGTCGCAACTGAATTGATTAAGGACTTAGTTGCAGATGGTCATACGGTTATAGCAGGTGCACGTCATGAAGATCATGTTATTAAGTTAGATAATGTAAAAGCAGTTCATATGGATCTTCATGCTAGCGTTGATGACTTAGCTAAATTAATTAAAGGCAGCGATGTCGTTTACTTTACAGCTGGTTCACGTGGTAAGGATCTGCTTCAAACAGATGCATTTGGTGCTGTAAAGACTATGCAAGCAGCAAAGAAACTTGGTATTGAAAGATATATCATGCTCAGTTCTATCTTTTCATTAGAACCAGAGATGTGGCACATTGACGGGTTGAACCAAATTATGGACTATAATGTTGCTAAGTACTTTGCAGATAATTATCTTATAAATCAAAGTGGACTTAAATATACTATTTTGCAACCAACTGGCTTAACAGAAGAAGAGGGTACGGGCAAAATTAGTTTAAATGTTACTAAAGCAACTACAAATCCAATTCCTGATGTAGCAAAGACTTTGGCTGAGATCCTTAAACATGATAATACTATTGGCAAAGTCATTATGATGAAAACTGGTAATACACCAATCGATGAAGCTTTAGATAGTGTTAAGTAG
- a CDS encoding arginase family protein, producing MIEKTIRLVVPDWQAGDNPVYKLGAKVLKAIAPENKEQKTITVKTADSNQTLEKENNVTAQSAVLKNIRNTKKVIITEQPNKIITFGGNCLVSQQPIDYLNGIYGEKLGVIWIDAHPDISNPEVFYNEHAMVVGNLLHRGDPAIQKEVDNPLKSNQIFYAGLQEPTNNEKKLIEQAGIKYKVQDENQIDSERVIDWIKENNFEHIYIHLDVDVMNSDSKNFYATYFNNPDLGEIPDNAAVGKMSRKSIWQFISNFSQEYNLVGLTLAEYLPWSAKEMLDLMNNTNIF from the coding sequence ATGATAGAAAAAACAATTCGATTAGTTGTTCCAGATTGGCAAGCAGGTGATAATCCCGTCTATAAATTAGGAGCAAAAGTTTTAAAAGCAATAGCACCGGAGAATAAAGAACAAAAGACAATTACGGTAAAAACTGCTGATAGTAACCAAACGTTAGAGAAAGAAAATAACGTAACAGCTCAATCAGCTGTATTAAAAAATATTAGAAATACTAAAAAAGTCATCATTACCGAACAACCAAATAAAATTATTACCTTCGGTGGTAATTGTTTAGTATCGCAGCAACCAATTGACTATCTTAACGGAATCTATGGAGAAAAATTAGGTGTTATCTGGATTGATGCACATCCTGATATTTCTAATCCGGAAGTTTTTTATAATGAACACGCTATGGTAGTGGGAAATCTATTACATCGTGGTGATCCAGCTATTCAAAAAGAGGTAGATAATCCGTTAAAATCTAATCAAATTTTCTACGCTGGTTTACAAGAGCCGACTAACAATGAAAAGAAATTAATTGAACAAGCAGGTATCAAATATAAGGTTCAAGATGAAAATCAAATAGATTCTGAAAGAGTAATAGATTGGATCAAAGAAAATAATTTTGAACATATTTATATTCACTTAGATGTGGATGTAATGAACTCTGATTCAAAGAATTTCTATGCCACATATTTTAACAATCCTGATCTAGGAGAAATACCTGACAATGCAGCAGTAGGTAAAATGAGTAGAAAGAGCATCTGGCAATTTATTAGTAACTTCAGCCAAGAATATAATCTTGTTGGTCTAACCTTAGCTGAGTATTTGCCTTGGAGTGCTAAAGAAATGTTAGATTTAATGAATAATACTAATATTTTTTAG
- a CDS encoding MerR family DNA-binding transcriptional regulator yields MFSIGKMAEYCHTSIQTLRYYADIGLLKPSYQDPQSKYRYYKLDQIFQFTIIKYLQSTNLSLQ; encoded by the coding sequence ATGTTTTCTATTGGTAAGATGGCAGAATATTGTCACACAAGTATTCAAACTTTACGTTATTATGCAGATATTGGTTTATTAAAGCCTAGCTATCAGGACCCACAATCCAAGTATCGATATTATAAATTAGATCAGATTTTTCAATTTACAATTATCAAGTATTTGCAAAGTACTAATCTTTCACTGCAGTAA